A single genomic interval of Geotrypetes seraphini chromosome 1, aGeoSer1.1, whole genome shotgun sequence harbors:
- the LOC117357928 gene encoding 60S ribosomal protein L28-like translates to MSAHLQWMIIRNCSSFLIKRNKQVYSTEPNNLKSRNSFRYNGLIHRKTVGVEPAADGKGIVVVLKKRAGQRKPATSYEKITINKNARATLSSLRHIIQKNKYRKDLRMAALRRASAILRSQKPVLVKKKRTRATKIA, encoded by the coding sequence ATGTCTGCACATCTCCAGTGGATGATTATCCGGAACTGCTCCAGCTTCCTGATTAAACGGAACAAGCAGGTGTACAGCACTGAACCCAACAATCTGAAGTCCCGGAACTCATTCCGCTACAATGGACTCATCCACCGCAAGACGGTCGGCGTGGAGCCAGCCGCTGATGGCAAAGGCATCGTTGTAGTCCTGAAGAAACGGGCAGGTCAGCGCAAACCAGCCACATCCTATGAGAAAATTACCATCAACAAGAACGCCCGGGCCACGCTGAGCAGCTTGCGCCACATTATTCAGAAGAACAAATATCGCAAGGACTTGCGCATGGCGGCCCTGAGGCGTGCCAGCGCCATCCTGAGGAGTCAGAAGCCAGTCCTGGTGAAGAAGAAGCGAACCAGGGCTACCAAGATTGCCTGA